GCTCATGGAGGGCGTGGACGCCGCACCCAAGATGAAGGGCTACCTGGCGAACATGACGTACCTCGGGGCGGTCGGGCAGCTGCTCGGGATCCCCCTCGACGTGATCGAAACGGCGCTCGAGCAGCAGTTCCGTGGGCGCCGTAAGCTCGTCGATGCCAACCTCCCGGTCGTCGAGCGCGGCTGGCGGCACGCCCTCGAACACTGGACGAAGACCGACCCCTTCCGCATCGAACCGATGGACGCCACCGACGACCTGATGCTCATCACCGGCAACGACGCCGCCGCGCTCGGCGCGACGTTCGGGGGCGCGACGTTCGCCGCCTGGTACCCGATCACCCCCTCGACCAGCCTCGTCGACGCCCTCCGCGAGCACCTCACGGAGCTGCGCACCGACGAAGACGGCACCCCCACCTGGAGCGTCGTGCAGGCGGAGGACGAGCTCGCCGCCATCGGCATGGTGCTGGGGGCCGGCTGGGCCGGCGCGCGCGCCATGACCGCCACCAGCGGACCCGGCCTCAGCCTCATGGCGGAGTTCACCGGCCTCGGGTACTTCGCCGAGGTCCCCGCCGTCATCTGGGACGTCCAACGCGTCGGCCCCTCGACCGGGCTGCCGACCCGCACGAGTCAGGGCGACCTCGCCTTCGCGCACGGCCTGGGGCACGGCGACGCGAAGCACCCGGTCCTCCTCCCCGCCACCGTCGAGGAGTGCTTCGCGTTCGGCTGGCAGGCGTTCGACCTCGCCGAAGCCGCGCAAACCCCCGTCTTCGTCCTCACCGACCTGGACCTGGGCATGAACACCTGGATGGCGGACCGCTTCGCCTACCCCGACGCGCCGATGAACCGCGGGAAGGTGCTGCGCGGCGACGCCATCCCCGCCGACTACGGTCGCTACCGGGACGTCGACGGCGACGGCATCGCGCCGCGCACCCTGCCGGGCGACCCGAACGTCGACGGCGCCTACTTCGCGCGCGGCACCGGCCACGACGCCGACGCCGTCTACAGCGAACGCCCCGAACACTGGCGCGCCAACACCGAACGCCTCGCGCGGAAGTACGCCACCCTCCGCACGCTCGTGCCCGCCCCCGACGTCGACGGGGTCGACGGCGCCGCGGTGGGCGTGATCGCCTACGGCAGCACCATCCACGCCATTCACGAGGCGCGCGCCACCCTCGCGGCGGAGGGCCGACCGTTCTCGCTGTTGCGCCTCAAGGCGCTGCCGATCGACGACGCCGTCCGCACCTTCCTCGAAGCGCACGACGTCGCCGTCGTCGTGGAGATGAACCGCGACGGGCAACTCGCCGACCTGCTGCGCGCCGACCTGCCCGACCTCGCCCCCCGCATCCACAGCGTCGCCCACCTCGACGGGCTGCCGTTCTCCGCCGCCCAGATCCGCACCTGGCTCACGCCCCACCTCGCGCCCGCGAAAGGGGAGGCCGCATGACGCCACCCACCCCGCTCGTTCCGAACGCCGTCGGCCTCACGAAACGCGACTACGGGGGCCGCCCCTCCACCCTCTGCAAGGGCTGCGGGCACAACGCCATCGCCAACCAGATCGTGCAGGTCGCCTACGAACTCGACCTGCCCCCCGAGTCGGTCATCAAGCTCTCCGGCATCGGCTGCTCCAGCAAATCGCCCGCCTACTTCCTCGGGCGTTCGCACGGCTTCAACGCCCTCCACGGCCGCATGCCCAGCGTCGCGACCGGCGCGCTGACCGCCAACCACCACCTCCGTACGATCGCGGTGTCCGGCGACGGCGACAGCGGCTCGATCGGCATCGGGCAGTTCAAGCACGTCGTGCGCCGCAACCTGCGCATGGTCTACCTCGTCGAGAACAACGGCGTGTACGGCCTCACGAAAGGCCAGTTCTCCGCCACCGCGGAGGACGGCCTCGAACTCAAGTACGCCGGCACGAACCCCTACCCGCCGGTCGACCTGTGCAGCGAAGCGCTCATCGGCGGCGCCGGCTTCGTCGCGCGCGGGTTCGCCGGCGACGCGGCGCAACTCCGGGAACTCCTCAAGGCCGCCCTCGCCTTCGACGGTACCGCCGTCCTCGACGTCGTCAGCCCCTGCGTCGCGTTCAACAACGACGACGCCTCGCAGAAGAGCTACGGCTACGGGCGCGCCAACGAGGTGCCGCTCGAGGACCTCGGCTACGTCCCGCCGCAGGAGGACATCGTCCTCGACGACCACGCCCCGGGCGAAACGCGGGTCGTGGAGCTCCACGACGGCAGCCGCCTCGCCCTCTCCAAGATCGAGGACGGCTACGACCCCACCGACCGCGTCGCCGCCCTCACGCGCCTCCAGGAGGCCGAAGCCCGCGGCGAGCTGGTGACCGGCCTCCTGTACTACGACGCGTCGCGCCCCAGCCTCGCGCAGGAGCTCCGGCTCGGCGACACCGCGCTCGCCGACCTCCCCGAGGACCGCCTACGCCCGAGCGCCGACGCGCTGGACCGCGTTCTCGACCGCTACTGAACCGCCGGGGCGGCCTACCCGCCGCCCCCCGGCCCCTCCGCTTCGGGGGTCGGTGCCGCGTCGGTGATCCCCCTGCGCACCCGAGGCCCGAAGCCCGGCGCGACGTTCACGACGACCGTGTCGCCCGCCTCGAGCACCGTGTCGCCGTGCGGGAACAACGT
This region of Trueperaceae bacterium genomic DNA includes:
- a CDS encoding 2-oxoacid:ferredoxin oxidoreductase subunit beta; protein product: MTPPTPLVPNAVGLTKRDYGGRPSTLCKGCGHNAIANQIVQVAYELDLPPESVIKLSGIGCSSKSPAYFLGRSHGFNALHGRMPSVATGALTANHHLRTIAVSGDGDSGSIGIGQFKHVVRRNLRMVYLVENNGVYGLTKGQFSATAEDGLELKYAGTNPYPPVDLCSEALIGGAGFVARGFAGDAAQLRELLKAALAFDGTAVLDVVSPCVAFNNDDASQKSYGYGRANEVPLEDLGYVPPQEDIVLDDHAPGETRVVELHDGSRLALSKIEDGYDPTDRVAALTRLQEAEARGELVTGLLYYDASRPSLAQELRLGDTALADLPEDRLRPSADALDRVLDRY
- a CDS encoding 2-oxoacid:acceptor oxidoreductase subunit alpha, which encodes MSLSPPSPSPDGPTSGARISDFSVVVSTANGTGSQTANLALLRSIFRMGVPVHGKNVFPSNIQGLPTWFHIRASRDGWVARQDPELLVAFNAATLHEDVEGLAPGGVVIRNADLRGAPERDDLTPYDLPVKALMEGVDAAPKMKGYLANMTYLGAVGQLLGIPLDVIETALEQQFRGRRKLVDANLPVVERGWRHALEHWTKTDPFRIEPMDATDDLMLITGNDAAALGATFGGATFAAWYPITPSTSLVDALREHLTELRTDEDGTPTWSVVQAEDELAAIGMVLGAGWAGARAMTATSGPGLSLMAEFTGLGYFAEVPAVIWDVQRVGPSTGLPTRTSQGDLAFAHGLGHGDAKHPVLLPATVEECFAFGWQAFDLAEAAQTPVFVLTDLDLGMNTWMADRFAYPDAPMNRGKVLRGDAIPADYGRYRDVDGDGIAPRTLPGDPNVDGAYFARGTGHDADAVYSERPEHWRANTERLARKYATLRTLVPAPDVDGVDGAAVGVIAYGSTIHAIHEARATLAAEGRPFSLLRLKALPIDDAVRTFLEAHDVAVVVEMNRDGQLADLLRADLPDLAPRIHSVAHLDGLPFSAAQIRTWLTPHLAPAKGEAA